The following proteins are encoded in a genomic region of Pangasianodon hypophthalmus isolate fPanHyp1 chromosome 26, fPanHyp1.pri, whole genome shotgun sequence:
- the LOC113537529 gene encoding somatostatin receptor type 5 isoform X2 — protein MEPGELWSQGEDPLMESFNASEFRTGIPSAPIMSRMMDNQSYSMSNQTVPFFGSSMVMTAAISVTVFIIGLVGNTLAIYVVLRYVKMKTVTNIYILNLAVADELYILGLPFLSTQNVLSYWPFGSFLCRVVMMTDSLNQFTSIFCLTVMSIDRYLAVVHPLRSSRWRRPRVAKVVSAAVWATSFIVVLPVVIFSNVQDMFNSCNMSWPEPRNLWPVAFILYTSVLGFFAPLLVICACYVLIVVRVKASGARTGFGRRRRSERKVTRMVVVIVVAFVLCWLPFYMINIVNLIFILPENSVMVGVYFFSVILTYANSCANPILYGFLSDNFRQSFRKVLCVRRANGVEDGEPSAPRTDKTSAFDGFLPVRNDHVNGHVQSSQVNTGYRTDLQLD, from the coding sequence ATGGAGCCAGGGGAGTTATGGAGCCAGGGGGAAGATCCCCTCATGGAGAGCTTTAACGCGTCGGAATTCAGAACTGGAATTCCGTCAGCTCCAATAATGTCGAGGATGATGGATAATCAGTCATACAGCATGTCGAACCAGACCGTTCCATTTTTTGGCAGCAGCATGGTGATGACGGCAGCCATATCAGTGACCGTGTTCATCATCGGGCTCGTAGGCAACACGCTGGCCATCTACGTGGTGCTGCGGTACGTCAAGATGAAGACTGTGACCAACATCTACATCCTGAACCTGGCCGTAGCTGACGAGCTCTACATCCTGGGCCTGCCGTTCCTGAGTACGCAGAATGTCCTTTCGTACTGGCCGTTCGGATCCTTCCTGTGCCGCGTGGTCATGATGACCGATTCACTCAACCAGTTCACGAGCATCTTCTGCCTCACGGTGATGAGCATCGACCGATACCTGGCCGTCGTTCACCCTCTCCGCTCCAGCAGGTGGCGCCGGCCCCGTGTGGCCAAAGTGGTAAGTGCTGCAGTGTGGGCCACGTCATTCATAGTGGTGCTGCCGGTGGTGATCTTCTCCAACGTTCAGGACATGTTCAACTCCTGCAACATGAGCTGGCCAGAGCCGCGCAACCTTTGGCCAGTGGCGTTCATCCTCTACACGTCTGTCCTCGGCTTCTTTGCGCCGCTGCTTGTGATATGCGCGTGCTACGTGCTCATCGTGGTGCGGGTGAAGGCTTCGGGAGCACGGACCGGATTCGGGAGGCGGCGCCGCTCCGAGCGCAAGGTGACACGCATGGTGGTGGTCATCGTGGTGGCATTCGTGCTCTGCTGGCTGCCATTCTATATGATCAACATCGTCAACCTCATATTCATCCTGCCTGAGAACAGTGTGATGGTGGGGGTCTACTTCTTCTCAGTCATCCTCACCTACGCCAACAGCTGCGCTAACCCAATTCTCTATGGCTTCCTGTCTGATAACTTCAGGCAGAGTTTCCGGAAGGTGCTGTGTGTGCGCAGGGCCAATGGCGTTGAGGACGGGGAGCCGAGCGCACCACGCACTGACAAGACGAGCGCATTCGATGGCTTCCTTCCAGTGAGGAACGACCACGTCAATGGGCATGTGCAAAGCAGCCAG
- the LOC113537529 gene encoding somatostatin receptor type 5 isoform X1, with product MEPGELWSQGEDPLMESFNASEFRTGIPSAPIMSRMMDNQSYSMSNQTVPFFGSSMVMTAAISVTVFIIGLVGNTLAIYVVLRYVKMKTVTNIYILNLAVADELYILGLPFLSTQNVLSYWPFGSFLCRVVMMTDSLNQFTSIFCLTVMSIDRYLAVVHPLRSSRWRRPRVAKVVSAAVWATSFIVVLPVVIFSNVQDMFNSCNMSWPEPRNLWPVAFILYTSVLGFFAPLLVICACYVLIVVRVKASGARTGFGRRRRSERKVTRMVVVIVVAFVLCWLPFYMINIVNLIFILPENSVMVGVYFFSVILTYANSCANPILYGFLSDNFRQSFRKVLCVRRANGVEDGEPSAPRTDKTSAFDGFLPVRNDHVNGHVQSSQDMQLEPRPGQTSKLEPVKSKVIGQSSL from the coding sequence ATGGAGCCAGGGGAGTTATGGAGCCAGGGGGAAGATCCCCTCATGGAGAGCTTTAACGCGTCGGAATTCAGAACTGGAATTCCGTCAGCTCCAATAATGTCGAGGATGATGGATAATCAGTCATACAGCATGTCGAACCAGACCGTTCCATTTTTTGGCAGCAGCATGGTGATGACGGCAGCCATATCAGTGACCGTGTTCATCATCGGGCTCGTAGGCAACACGCTGGCCATCTACGTGGTGCTGCGGTACGTCAAGATGAAGACTGTGACCAACATCTACATCCTGAACCTGGCCGTAGCTGACGAGCTCTACATCCTGGGCCTGCCGTTCCTGAGTACGCAGAATGTCCTTTCGTACTGGCCGTTCGGATCCTTCCTGTGCCGCGTGGTCATGATGACCGATTCACTCAACCAGTTCACGAGCATCTTCTGCCTCACGGTGATGAGCATCGACCGATACCTGGCCGTCGTTCACCCTCTCCGCTCCAGCAGGTGGCGCCGGCCCCGTGTGGCCAAAGTGGTAAGTGCTGCAGTGTGGGCCACGTCATTCATAGTGGTGCTGCCGGTGGTGATCTTCTCCAACGTTCAGGACATGTTCAACTCCTGCAACATGAGCTGGCCAGAGCCGCGCAACCTTTGGCCAGTGGCGTTCATCCTCTACACGTCTGTCCTCGGCTTCTTTGCGCCGCTGCTTGTGATATGCGCGTGCTACGTGCTCATCGTGGTGCGGGTGAAGGCTTCGGGAGCACGGACCGGATTCGGGAGGCGGCGCCGCTCCGAGCGCAAGGTGACACGCATGGTGGTGGTCATCGTGGTGGCATTCGTGCTCTGCTGGCTGCCATTCTATATGATCAACATCGTCAACCTCATATTCATCCTGCCTGAGAACAGTGTGATGGTGGGGGTCTACTTCTTCTCAGTCATCCTCACCTACGCCAACAGCTGCGCTAACCCAATTCTCTATGGCTTCCTGTCTGATAACTTCAGGCAGAGTTTCCGGAAGGTGCTGTGTGTGCGCAGGGCCAATGGCGTTGAGGACGGGGAGCCGAGCGCACCACGCACTGACAAGACGAGCGCATTCGATGGCTTCCTTCCAGTGAGGAACGACCACGTCAATGGGCATGTGCAAAGCAGCCAG
- the LOC113537529 gene encoding somatostatin receptor type 5 isoform X3 yields the protein MEPGELWSQGEDPLMESFNASEFRTGIPSAPIMSRMMDNQSYSMSNQTVPFFGSSMVMTAAISVTVFIIGLVGNTLAIYVVLRYVKMKTVTNIYILNLAVADELYILGLPFLSTQNVLSYWPFGSFLCRVVMMTDSLNQFTSIFCLTVMSIDRYLAVVHPLRSSRWRRPRVAKVVSAAVWATSFIVVLPVVIFSNVQDMFNSCNMSWPEPRNLWPVAFILYTSVLGFFAPLLVICACYVLIVVRVKASGARTGFGRRRRSERKVTRMVVVIVVAFVLCWLPFYMINIVNLIFILPENSVMVGVYFFSVILTYANSCANPILYGFLSDNFRQSFRKVLCVRRANGVEDGEPSAPRTDKTSAFDGFLPVRNDHVNGHVQSSQGT from the exons ATGGAGCCAGGGGAGTTATGGAGCCAGGGGGAAGATCCCCTCATGGAGAGCTTTAACGCGTCGGAATTCAGAACTGGAATTCCGTCAGCTCCAATAATGTCGAGGATGATGGATAATCAGTCATACAGCATGTCGAACCAGACCGTTCCATTTTTTGGCAGCAGCATGGTGATGACGGCAGCCATATCAGTGACCGTGTTCATCATCGGGCTCGTAGGCAACACGCTGGCCATCTACGTGGTGCTGCGGTACGTCAAGATGAAGACTGTGACCAACATCTACATCCTGAACCTGGCCGTAGCTGACGAGCTCTACATCCTGGGCCTGCCGTTCCTGAGTACGCAGAATGTCCTTTCGTACTGGCCGTTCGGATCCTTCCTGTGCCGCGTGGTCATGATGACCGATTCACTCAACCAGTTCACGAGCATCTTCTGCCTCACGGTGATGAGCATCGACCGATACCTGGCCGTCGTTCACCCTCTCCGCTCCAGCAGGTGGCGCCGGCCCCGTGTGGCCAAAGTGGTAAGTGCTGCAGTGTGGGCCACGTCATTCATAGTGGTGCTGCCGGTGGTGATCTTCTCCAACGTTCAGGACATGTTCAACTCCTGCAACATGAGCTGGCCAGAGCCGCGCAACCTTTGGCCAGTGGCGTTCATCCTCTACACGTCTGTCCTCGGCTTCTTTGCGCCGCTGCTTGTGATATGCGCGTGCTACGTGCTCATCGTGGTGCGGGTGAAGGCTTCGGGAGCACGGACCGGATTCGGGAGGCGGCGCCGCTCCGAGCGCAAGGTGACACGCATGGTGGTGGTCATCGTGGTGGCATTCGTGCTCTGCTGGCTGCCATTCTATATGATCAACATCGTCAACCTCATATTCATCCTGCCTGAGAACAGTGTGATGGTGGGGGTCTACTTCTTCTCAGTCATCCTCACCTACGCCAACAGCTGCGCTAACCCAATTCTCTATGGCTTCCTGTCTGATAACTTCAGGCAGAGTTTCCGGAAGGTGCTGTGTGTGCGCAGGGCCAATGGCGTTGAGGACGGGGAGCCGAGCGCACCACGCACTGACAAGACGAGCGCATTCGATGGCTTCCTTCCAGTGAGGAACGACCACGTCAATGGGCATGTGCAAAGCAGCCAG GGCACTTGA